A genomic region of Pseudomonas migulae contains the following coding sequences:
- a CDS encoding ArsR/SmtB family transcription factor encodes MEDAPCISQIATLLADPKRSAMMWALMDGAARQTEELALLARLSPSSASAHLGRLSAGGLLKVETRGRKRFFRLAAPEVGAAIEALASATIASTPRDIPDIFKRTPAIPKRQAAPSSLLRARLCDDHLGGTLAADLYQRLLDAGWIEQFDHRVSITHKGATQLATRGVFVQALAQSTNRAACACPDWSERRPHMGGSLGAALLQLFMQSGWLSLPNDSRALHVTATGQREIHRFAKETELEMAL; translated from the coding sequence ATGGAAGATGCACCTTGCATCAGCCAGATAGCCACGTTGCTGGCTGACCCAAAGCGCAGCGCAATGATGTGGGCCTTGATGGACGGCGCTGCGCGGCAGACCGAAGAGCTGGCATTGCTGGCCCGCCTGTCGCCGTCTTCGGCCAGTGCACATCTGGGGCGTTTGTCCGCCGGAGGTCTGTTGAAAGTCGAAACCCGCGGCCGCAAGCGATTCTTCCGGCTGGCCGCTCCCGAAGTCGGTGCCGCGATAGAAGCGCTTGCCAGTGCGACGATCGCCAGCACACCCCGGGACATTCCCGATATTTTCAAACGCACCCCCGCCATCCCCAAACGTCAGGCCGCGCCCTCGTCCTTGTTGCGCGCCCGGCTCTGCGACGATCATTTAGGCGGCACGCTGGCCGCCGACCTGTACCAGCGCTTGCTGGATGCAGGCTGGATCGAACAGTTCGATCATCGGGTGTCGATCACGCACAAGGGCGCAACGCAACTGGCGACACGCGGCGTTTTCGTCCAGGCGCTGGCGCAGAGCACCAACCGAGCCGCCTGTGCCTGTCCTGACTGGAGCGAAAGACGTCCGCACATGGGCGGTTCACTGGGGGCGGCGTTGCTGCAATTGTTCATGCAGTCCGGATGGCTGAGCTTGCCGAACGATTCGCGAGCCTTGCATGTCACTGCGACGGGGCAGCGTGAAATCCACCGTTTTGCCAAGGAAACCGAGCTGGAAATGGCGTTGTAG
- a CDS encoding zinc-binding alcohol dehydrogenase family protein produces the protein MKAIAYYASLPISDENSLQDIELPEPVAGPRDLLVEVKAISVNPVDTKVRQNVQPESGAAKVLGWDVAGVVKAIGSEVTLFKAGDKVFYAGSIARAGGNSELHVVDERIVGHMPKTLGFAEAAALPLTAITAWELLFERLQVREGNTDEGQSLLIVGAAGGVGSILTQLASQLTGLKVIGTASRAQTQSWVRELGADLVIDHSQPLSEELKRAGVAQVTHVASLTQTDQHLDQLVEALAPQGKLALIDDPKALDVTKLKRKSLSLHWEFMYTRSLYETADMIEQHKLLNRVAGLIDAGTLKTTVGEHFGTINAANLRRAHELLESGKSKGKIVLEGF, from the coding sequence ATGAAAGCCATTGCCTACTACGCCTCATTGCCTATCAGCGACGAAAATTCCCTGCAAGACATCGAACTGCCTGAACCGGTCGCCGGCCCGCGTGACCTGCTGGTGGAAGTCAAAGCCATCTCGGTCAACCCGGTGGACACCAAGGTCCGCCAGAACGTCCAGCCGGAAAGCGGCGCGGCAAAAGTGCTGGGCTGGGACGTGGCCGGCGTGGTCAAGGCCATCGGCAGCGAAGTGACGTTGTTCAAGGCCGGTGACAAGGTGTTCTATGCCGGCTCGATTGCCCGCGCCGGCGGCAACAGCGAACTGCACGTGGTGGACGAGCGGATCGTCGGCCATATGCCGAAAACCCTCGGCTTTGCCGAAGCGGCCGCGCTGCCGCTGACCGCCATCACCGCATGGGAACTACTTTTCGAACGCCTGCAGGTTCGCGAAGGCAACACCGATGAAGGCCAGAGCTTGCTGATCGTCGGGGCGGCCGGCGGTGTCGGTTCAATCCTGACGCAACTGGCCAGTCAACTCACCGGTTTGAAAGTTATCGGCACTGCGTCCCGGGCGCAAACCCAGAGCTGGGTGCGTGAGCTGGGCGCCGATCTGGTGATCGATCACAGCCAGCCGCTCAGTGAAGAACTGAAACGCGCAGGCGTTGCCCAGGTGACCCACGTCGCCAGCCTGACCCAGACCGATCAGCATCTCGATCAATTGGTCGAGGCCCTGGCGCCACAAGGCAAGCTCGCGCTGATCGATGATCCGAAAGCGCTGGACGTGACCAAGCTCAAACGCAAGAGCCTGTCCCTGCACTGGGAGTTCATGTACACCCGCTCGCTGTACGAAACGGCGGACATGATCGAGCAGCACAAACTGCTCAACCGCGTGGCCGGGCTGATCGACGCCGGAACACTGAAAACCACGGTGGGCGAGCACTTCGGGACCATCAACGCGGCGAATTTGCGGCGTGCGCACGAGTTGCTGGAGAGCGGCAAGTCCAAGGGCAAGATTGTGCTCGAAGGCTTCTGA
- a CDS encoding multidrug effflux MFS transporter, with translation MNFRTILILGALTAFGPLAIDFYLPAFPAMALAFGTDEQHVQLTLAAYFLGLSIGQLMYGPVADRFGRRIPLLTGVGLFTAASLACAYAPNLEWLLGARFVQALGGCAGMVISRAIVSDKCDAVGSAKVFSQLMLVMGLAPILAPMLGGLLVNTTGWQSIFLALTGFSALAALAVALGLPESMPAHVPRQPLSGALRQYGRLLSDPVYLGHALTGGIAIAGMFAYIAGSPFVFIKLYGVPAEHFGWLFGTNAAGFILVAQVNARLLAKRGPAFLLARTVWIYLAAGLALLVVSSLHTEQLWPLLIPLFICIASLGCILPNASACAMNGQGARAGSASAMLGCLQFSVAAGAASLVGILYDGSAVPMAMVISLCGILVVSVAMLTRRLQNARALLQAQV, from the coding sequence ATGAACTTCCGTACCATTTTGATACTTGGCGCCCTGACCGCTTTCGGGCCGCTTGCAATCGACTTCTATCTGCCGGCGTTCCCGGCCATGGCGCTGGCGTTCGGCACCGATGAACAACACGTTCAGCTGACGCTGGCGGCGTATTTTCTGGGTTTGTCCATCGGTCAGCTGATGTACGGCCCGGTGGCGGATCGGTTTGGTCGGCGCATTCCGTTGTTGACGGGTGTCGGCCTGTTCACCGCCGCTTCCTTGGCGTGCGCCTATGCGCCGAATCTTGAATGGCTGCTTGGCGCGCGTTTTGTCCAGGCGCTGGGCGGTTGCGCGGGGATGGTGATTTCCCGGGCGATTGTCAGCGACAAATGCGATGCGGTGGGTTCGGCCAAAGTCTTTTCCCAGCTGATGCTGGTCATGGGCCTGGCGCCGATTCTCGCGCCGATGCTCGGCGGGTTGCTGGTCAACACCACGGGCTGGCAGTCGATCTTCCTGGCGTTGACCGGTTTCAGTGCCCTGGCGGCGCTGGCTGTGGCGCTCGGCTTGCCGGAAAGCATGCCCGCGCATGTGCCACGTCAACCGCTGTCGGGCGCGCTGCGTCAGTACGGACGCCTGTTGTCGGACCCGGTGTACCTCGGCCACGCCCTGACCGGCGGCATCGCCATCGCCGGAATGTTTGCCTACATCGCCGGTTCGCCGTTTGTCTTCATCAAACTCTACGGCGTACCGGCCGAGCATTTCGGCTGGCTGTTCGGGACCAATGCAGCGGGCTTCATTCTGGTGGCGCAGGTCAACGCGCGGCTGCTGGCCAAGCGTGGCCCCGCGTTTTTACTGGCGCGTACCGTGTGGATTTACCTGGCTGCCGGCCTGGCGCTGCTGGTCGTCAGCTCGCTGCACACCGAGCAGTTGTGGCCGCTGCTGATTCCACTGTTCATCTGTATTGCCAGCCTCGGCTGCATCCTCCCCAACGCGTCGGCCTGTGCCATGAACGGGCAGGGCGCCCGCGCGGGGAGTGCGTCGGCGATGCTCGGGTGCCTGCAATTCAGCGTCGCCGCCGGGGCTGCGTCGCTGGTGGGTATTTTGTACGATGGCAGCGCCGTGCCGATGGCCATGGTCATCAGCTTGTGCGGAATTCTGGTAGTGAGCGTGGCGATGCTCACCCGGCGTTTGCAAAATGCCCGGGCGTTGCTGCAAGCCCAGGTGTGA
- a CDS encoding heavy-metal-associated domain-containing protein produces MQVFNVQGMSCGHCVKAITQALQARDPAASVRIDLAAKEVGVESALTEDQVIAAITEEGYEVKVA; encoded by the coding sequence ATGCAAGTGTTCAACGTTCAAGGCATGTCCTGCGGTCACTGCGTCAAAGCCATCACTCAAGCCCTGCAAGCGAGGGATCCTGCGGCCAGCGTGCGGATTGATCTGGCGGCAAAGGAAGTCGGCGTCGAGAGTGCGTTGACCGAGGATCAAGTGATCGCCGCGATCACTGAAGAAGGCTACGAAGTAAAAGTCGCTTAA
- a CDS encoding PA4780 family RIO1-like protein kinase, protein MKTPKRIEPLIEDGLVDEVLRPLMSGKEAAVYVVRCGNQLRCAKVYKEANKRSFRQAAEYQEGRKVRNSRQARAMAKGSKFGKKETEDAWQNAEVAALFRLAGAGVRVPQPYDFLEGVLLMELVADEYGDAAPRLNDVVLEPDQAREYHAFLISQIVLMLCTGLVHGDLSEFNVLLTPTGPVIIDLPQAVDAAGNNHAFSMLERDVGNMASYFGRFAPELKKTKYAKEMWALYEAGTLHPASVLTGEFDEPEELADVGGIMREIEAARLDEERKQAVRAADDAPPNKSEEPPPPWMQ, encoded by the coding sequence ATGAAGACTCCAAAACGCATTGAACCCCTGATCGAGGACGGTCTGGTCGACGAGGTGCTGCGCCCACTCATGAGTGGTAAAGAAGCAGCTGTTTATGTGGTGCGCTGCGGCAACCAGTTACGTTGCGCGAAAGTCTACAAGGAGGCGAATAAACGCAGTTTCCGTCAGGCGGCCGAGTATCAGGAAGGCCGCAAGGTGCGCAACAGCCGTCAGGCCCGGGCGATGGCCAAAGGCTCGAAGTTCGGCAAGAAAGAAACCGAAGATGCCTGGCAAAACGCCGAAGTGGCGGCGTTGTTTCGCCTGGCCGGCGCCGGTGTCCGGGTTCCTCAGCCTTACGACTTCCTTGAAGGCGTGCTGTTGATGGAACTGGTGGCCGACGAGTACGGCGACGCCGCGCCGCGTCTGAACGACGTGGTGCTGGAGCCGGACCAGGCGCGCGAATACCACGCGTTCCTGATTTCGCAAATCGTGCTGATGTTGTGTACCGGTCTGGTGCACGGTGACCTGTCCGAGTTCAACGTACTGTTGACCCCGACCGGCCCGGTCATCATCGACTTGCCTCAAGCGGTAGACGCGGCGGGCAACAACCACGCGTTCAGCATGCTGGAGCGTGACGTGGGCAACATGGCGTCCTACTTCGGGCGGTTTGCCCCGGAGTTGAAAAAGACCAAATACGCCAAGGAAATGTGGGCGTTGTATGAAGCCGGCACCTTGCACCCGGCCAGTGTCTTGACCGGCGAGTTCGATGAGCCGGAAGAGTTGGCCGACGTTGGCGGGATCATGCGCGAAATCGAGGCTGCACGCCTGGATGAAGAGCGCAAGCAAGCGGTCCGCGCGGCAGATGACGCGCCACCGAACAAATCCGAAGAACCGCCTCCGCCCTGGATGCAGTGA
- a CDS encoding heavy metal translocating P-type ATPase produces MSETTTFDLPIAGMTCASCAGRVERALSKVIGASAVSVNLATEQARVQAPSDSLPALMDAVQQAGYSVPQQSLELSIDGMTCASCVGRVERALAKVPGVKRVSVNLANERAHLELLGQVDPQTLIAAVTKAGYNASVWEVEHPTTDTQQQRLHRERWVLIMAITLALPLVLPMLLQPFGVHWMLPAWVQFALATPVQFIFGARFYVAAWKAVRAGAGNMDLLVALGTSAGYGLSLYEWATAAGRMPHLYFEASAVVIALVLLGKYLESRAKRQTASAIRALEALRPERAIQVIDGREQDVAINALRLNDLVLVKPGERFPVDGEVVEGQSHADEALISGESLPVPKQPGDKVTGGAINGEGRLLVRTQALGAETVLARIIRLVEDAQAAKAPIQKLVDKVSQVFVPTVLLIALATLIGWWLYGAPMETALINAVAVLVIACPCALGLATPTAIMAGTGVAARYGILIKDAEALERAHEVSAVVFDKTGTLTSGSPRIAHLSAIDGDEASLLKLAGALQRGSEHPLAKAVLDACVERGLTVADVSDSQSLTGRGIAGTLDGRRLALGNRRLLEESGLNAGPLADSATAWETEGRTLSWLIEQSPQPTVLGLFAFGDTLKPGALQAVQQLSARSISSHLLTGDNRGSAKVVAEALGIQDVHAEVLPADKAATVAELKKTGVVAMVGDGINDAPALAAADIGIAMGGGTDVAMHAAGITLMRGDPRLVPAALEISRKTYAKIRQNLFWAFVYNLIGIPLAAFGFLNPVLAGAAMALSSVSVVSNALLLKTWKPKDLEDNR; encoded by the coding sequence ATGTCCGAAACCACCACTTTCGATCTGCCGATTGCCGGCATGACCTGCGCCAGTTGCGCCGGGCGTGTCGAGCGAGCCTTGAGCAAAGTCATCGGCGCCTCGGCCGTCAGCGTCAACCTGGCCACCGAGCAGGCCCGCGTTCAAGCCCCCAGCGACAGTCTGCCGGCGTTGATGGACGCGGTGCAGCAAGCCGGTTACAGCGTGCCGCAGCAGAGTCTGGAGTTGAGCATCGATGGCATGACCTGTGCGTCCTGCGTCGGTCGGGTCGAACGGGCGCTGGCCAAAGTGCCGGGGGTCAAACGTGTCAGCGTCAACCTGGCCAACGAACGCGCCCACCTCGAATTGCTCGGCCAGGTCGATCCGCAAACCTTGATCGCTGCCGTGACCAAAGCCGGTTACAACGCCAGCGTCTGGGAAGTCGAACACCCTACAACCGACACTCAACAACAGCGCCTGCACCGCGAGCGCTGGGTCTTGATCATGGCGATCACCCTCGCCTTGCCGCTGGTGTTGCCGATGCTGCTGCAACCGTTCGGTGTGCACTGGATGCTCCCGGCATGGGTGCAGTTCGCGTTGGCCACGCCAGTGCAATTCATCTTCGGCGCGCGCTTTTATGTAGCCGCATGGAAAGCCGTGCGCGCCGGCGCCGGCAACATGGACCTGCTGGTCGCCCTCGGCACCAGCGCCGGATATGGCCTGAGCCTCTACGAATGGGCCACCGCCGCCGGGCGCATGCCCCATCTGTATTTCGAAGCCTCGGCCGTCGTGATCGCCTTGGTCTTGTTGGGCAAATACCTCGAAAGTCGCGCCAAACGCCAGACCGCCAGTGCCATCCGCGCCCTCGAAGCGTTGCGTCCGGAGCGAGCGATTCAAGTGATCGACGGCCGCGAACAGGACGTCGCGATCAACGCCTTGCGCCTGAATGATCTGGTGCTGGTCAAACCCGGCGAACGCTTTCCGGTGGACGGCGAAGTGGTCGAAGGCCAGAGCCACGCCGACGAAGCACTGATCAGCGGCGAGAGCCTGCCCGTGCCGAAACAGCCCGGCGACAAAGTTACCGGCGGCGCCATCAATGGCGAAGGCCGGTTGCTGGTGCGTACCCAGGCCCTGGGCGCGGAAACCGTGTTGGCGCGGATCATCCGTCTGGTGGAAGACGCGCAAGCCGCGAAAGCGCCGATCCAGAAACTGGTGGATAAAGTCAGCCAGGTCTTTGTGCCAACGGTTCTGCTGATTGCCTTGGCGACCCTCATTGGGTGGTGGCTGTACGGTGCGCCGATGGAAACGGCGCTGATCAACGCCGTCGCGGTGCTGGTGATCGCTTGCCCTTGCGCCCTCGGGCTCGCAACGCCAACAGCGATCATGGCCGGCACCGGTGTCGCCGCGCGCTACGGCATTCTGATCAAGGATGCCGAGGCACTGGAGCGGGCCCATGAAGTCAGCGCCGTGGTCTTCGACAAAACCGGCACGCTGACCTCGGGTTCACCACGCATTGCCCATTTGAGTGCCATCGACGGTGATGAAGCCAGCCTGTTGAAATTGGCCGGCGCACTGCAACGCGGCAGTGAACACCCCTTGGCTAAAGCGGTGCTGGACGCTTGTGTCGAACGCGGATTGACCGTGGCCGATGTCAGCGACAGTCAATCACTGACTGGCCGAGGCATCGCGGGCACGCTCGACGGTCGGCGGCTGGCGCTGGGCAATCGACGCTTGCTGGAAGAGAGCGGATTAAACGCCGGTCCTTTAGCCGACTCTGCAACCGCCTGGGAAACCGAAGGCCGGACCCTGTCCTGGCTGATCGAGCAAAGTCCGCAACCGACCGTTCTGGGCCTGTTCGCCTTCGGTGACACGCTCAAACCCGGCGCGCTGCAAGCGGTGCAACAACTCAGCGCACGCAGCATCAGCAGCCATCTGCTGACCGGCGACAATCGCGGCAGCGCCAAAGTGGTCGCCGAGGCGCTCGGCATCCAGGACGTCCACGCCGAAGTGCTGCCGGCCGACAAAGCCGCCACGGTCGCCGAACTGAAGAAAACCGGCGTGGTGGCGATGGTCGGCGACGGCATCAACGACGCCCCGGCCCTGGCCGCCGCGGACATTGGCATCGCCATGGGTGGCGGCACCGACGTCGCCATGCACGCGGCCGGCATCACCCTGATGCGCGGCGATCCACGACTGGTGCCGGCTGCGCTGGAAATCAGCCGCAAGACCTACGCAAAGATTCGTCAGAACCTGTTCTGGGCCTTCGTCTATAACCTGATCGGCATTCCGCTGGCCGCGTTCGGTTTCCTCAACCCGGTACTGGCGGGCGCGGCGATGGCGTTGTCCAGCGTCAGCGTGGTGAGCAATGCGCTACTGTTGAAAACCTGGAAACCCAAGGATCTGGAGGACAACCGATGA
- the cueR gene encoding Cu(I)-responsive transcriptional regulator, whose product MNIGQAARHSGLSAKMIRYYESIGLLKAAHRTDSGYRVYGDDDLHTLAFIKRSRDLGFSLEEVGKLLTLWQDRQRASADVKALARQHIDELNQKIRELGQLRDTLQDLVEHCHGDHRPDCPILKNLESGCCAAPARP is encoded by the coding sequence ATGAACATCGGCCAAGCAGCCCGCCACAGTGGCCTGAGCGCGAAGATGATCCGTTACTACGAGTCCATCGGTTTGCTCAAGGCGGCCCATCGCACCGACAGCGGTTATCGCGTGTACGGTGATGACGACTTGCACACGCTGGCGTTTATCAAGCGTTCGCGGGACCTGGGGTTTTCACTGGAAGAGGTCGGCAAACTGCTGACCCTCTGGCAGGACCGTCAGCGCGCCAGTGCCGACGTGAAGGCGTTGGCTCGTCAGCACATCGACGAGCTCAACCAGAAAATCCGCGAACTCGGGCAGTTACGCGATACCTTGCAGGACCTGGTCGAGCACTGCCACGGCGATCACCGTCCGGACTGCCCGATCCTCAAAAATCTTGAGTCGGGTTGCTGCGCCGCACCCGCTCGCCCCTGA
- a CDS encoding MFS transporter, whose product MNTSTRNAQLIIAARLISDFGAFLNMVALATYVYLLSNSAMSVGIFLASRVGGGIFASLIGTRFYRRWAGRLPLIAFDLLRAGLLGLLLVLPVTEQALLLPVIAFGLGLGNSMFAIGLNSQLPHLIEGDQLLKTNAWITSASSAAMVGGSLVAGLLVAAFGFETVFALNVVTYLLAALFILPLRFTGPSPGSEPDHERGDWSALRQGLRTTPVVAAMLAVAMADTLGSAAHNVGMPIISKLLTPESASTTLGLMLAVWACGKLIGARIASRLKGSDNVNLERRFFFGVLLMSCGFILMFQQQTLYGLLLFSLPAGLGDGFSEVGLMSRLQREPDSLRLPIFSFLTLLQMTGFGVGMLIAAPFYAWWTPGAVVLLFHGIPLTTLLVMKGLAIRGERVRRSNPTQDF is encoded by the coding sequence GTGAACACCTCCACCCGCAACGCCCAGCTGATCATCGCCGCCCGTCTGATCTCGGACTTCGGCGCGTTCCTCAACATGGTCGCCCTGGCCACCTACGTCTACCTGCTCAGCAACAGCGCCATGAGTGTCGGCATCTTCCTCGCCAGCCGTGTGGGCGGAGGGATTTTTGCCAGCCTGATCGGCACCCGTTTCTATCGTCGCTGGGCCGGGCGCCTGCCGCTGATTGCCTTCGACTTGCTGCGCGCCGGATTGCTGGGCCTGCTGCTGGTGTTGCCGGTTACCGAACAAGCGTTGCTGCTGCCGGTCATTGCCTTCGGTCTTGGCTTGGGCAACTCAATGTTCGCCATCGGTCTCAACAGTCAGCTGCCGCACTTGATCGAGGGCGATCAACTGCTCAAGACCAACGCCTGGATCACCTCGGCATCGTCGGCAGCCATGGTCGGCGGAAGTCTGGTCGCGGGGTTGTTGGTGGCAGCGTTTGGCTTTGAAACGGTCTTCGCGCTGAACGTGGTCACCTATCTGCTGGCCGCGTTGTTCATCCTGCCGCTGCGGTTCACCGGACCGTCTCCGGGCTCCGAGCCCGATCACGAACGAGGCGACTGGTCAGCCCTGCGCCAGGGGCTGCGCACGACGCCGGTGGTGGCGGCGATGCTCGCGGTCGCGATGGCCGATACCCTGGGCAGCGCCGCCCACAACGTAGGTATGCCGATCATTTCAAAACTGCTGACACCCGAATCCGCCAGCACCACACTGGGCCTGATGCTGGCTGTCTGGGCCTGCGGAAAGCTCATCGGCGCGCGGATCGCCAGCCGCCTGAAAGGCTCGGACAACGTCAACCTGGAGCGCCGGTTTTTCTTCGGCGTGCTGTTGATGTCCTGCGGCTTCATCCTGATGTTCCAGCAGCAGACCCTCTACGGTTTGCTGCTGTTCTCATTGCCGGCAGGGCTGGGCGACGGCTTCTCTGAAGTCGGCCTGATGTCGCGACTGCAACGTGAACCGGACAGCCTGCGCCTGCCGATTTTCAGTTTCCTGACGTTGTTGCAGATGACCGGTTTCGGCGTCGGCATGCTGATCGCCGCGCCGTTCTACGCATGGTGGACGCCCGGTGCGGTGGTGCTGTTGTTCCACGGCATTCCCCTCACCACGTTGCTGGTAATGAAGGGACTTGCGATCAGGGGCGAGCGGGTGCGGCGCAGCAACCCGACTCAAGATTTTTGA
- a CDS encoding putative quinol monooxygenase has product MSQPFTAIATLIAKAGQQDALEQHLRALLEPTRAEAGCGQYDLHQDLANPLAFYMIEQWSSDEALQAHDASAHIQNFRARAGDLIEHFDLKRLRSVA; this is encoded by the coding sequence ATGTCCCAGCCTTTCACCGCCATTGCCACCCTGATCGCCAAAGCCGGCCAGCAGGACGCGCTCGAACAACACCTGCGTGCACTGCTGGAGCCGACCCGCGCCGAAGCCGGTTGCGGTCAATACGACCTGCATCAGGACCTGGCCAATCCGCTGGCCTTCTACATGATCGAACAATGGAGCAGCGACGAAGCGCTGCAAGCCCATGACGCCAGCGCGCACATCCAGAACTTTCGCGCCCGGGCCGGCGACCTGATCGAACACTTCGATCTCAAGCGCCTGCGTTCCGTGGCTTGA
- a CDS encoding LysR family transcriptional regulator, whose protein sequence is MLRFDDLQLFVRAADLGSLSAAARGMDMSAAVASAALKRIEQQLGARLLARSTRSLRLTAEGEGFLEYARAALSNLDEGRRLLASGQDQVSGVLQLSAPSDFGRNLLLPWLDEFQREHPKLTVRLLLGDRIADLFRQPVDIALRYGEPEDSSLVALPIAPHNRRMLCAAPSYLARHGEPRQLEQLAQHNCLLFMLGSRVHDHWSFHDGKREVSLTVSGDRFSDDADVVRLWAVAGFGIAYKSWLDVAADVLAGRLKVLMPELLCERAPLNLLCAHRAQLSKPVNLLREMLASRCTHISSQFPVLAGVDH, encoded by the coding sequence ATGCTGCGTTTCGATGACTTGCAGTTGTTCGTCCGGGCGGCGGACCTGGGGAGCCTGTCGGCGGCGGCGCGGGGGATGGACATGTCGGCGGCGGTGGCCAGCGCGGCGTTGAAGCGCATCGAACAGCAACTCGGTGCCCGGTTGCTCGCCCGTTCCACGCGCAGCCTGCGCCTGACCGCCGAGGGCGAAGGCTTTCTCGAGTACGCCCGGGCCGCGCTGAGCAACCTCGACGAGGGCCGTCGATTATTGGCCAGCGGTCAGGACCAGGTCAGTGGGGTGTTGCAACTGTCGGCGCCATCGGATTTCGGTCGCAACCTGCTGCTGCCCTGGCTGGACGAGTTCCAGCGTGAACATCCGAAACTCACGGTGCGCCTGCTGTTGGGCGACCGCATCGCCGACCTGTTCCGCCAACCGGTGGACATTGCCCTGCGCTACGGTGAGCCGGAAGACTCGAGCCTGGTCGCGCTGCCCATCGCCCCGCACAACCGCCGCATGCTGTGTGCCGCCCCGAGCTATCTGGCCCGGCATGGCGAGCCACGGCAACTGGAGCAACTGGCGCAGCACAATTGCCTGCTGTTCATGCTCGGCAGCCGGGTTCACGACCACTGGAGTTTTCACGACGGCAAACGCGAAGTCAGCCTGACCGTCAGCGGAGATCGCTTCAGTGACGATGCCGATGTGGTGCGTTTGTGGGCCGTGGCGGGCTTCGGGATCGCCTACAAATCCTGGCTCGATGTTGCCGCCGATGTGTTGGCCGGTCGCTTGAAAGTGCTGATGCCGGAGCTGCTCTGTGAGCGCGCACCGCTGAATTTGCTGTGCGCCCATCGCGCACAATTGAGTAAGCCGGTGAACCTTTTGCGGGAAATGCTTGCCAGCCGATGTACTCATATAAGCAGCCAATTTCCCGTCTTGGCGGGTGTCGATCATTAG